The proteins below come from a single Sorghum bicolor cultivar BTx623 chromosome 4, Sorghum_bicolor_NCBIv3, whole genome shotgun sequence genomic window:
- the LOC8077803 gene encoding uncharacterized protein LOC8077803, producing the protein MPLSTPPPPKNFLPLPSPVAGQRTRINLGEIKLKLVKRIGSERAKKYFEHLQRFLSLKLSKTLFDKFCLTILGHDNIQLHNHLICSILHNACQASSPPTVSTPKSIGVAKNSNHVLSPTVPVSDISDVLHHHVKDHYPQSRNAHVLQENGAVHLTKLKRFPQPQQSELVEQLSKRSRVENAYSNLSDSTNSNCTGISGREHVEAVAEHARCPITAPLGAAFCSCHIGHFGGNLKTLTLPSSSSSDNSVCCYDLGQLCDTSSLRQRMGRIAETEGLDGVSLECANSLNNGVDFFLKQLIGSCMELISARSQHDRINHMALKQQLGQKLLIGVQLQNQVHGRSATTCPQMHSVSLQDFKALSETNPQLLGVNASLVLEKMNS; encoded by the coding sequence ATGCcattatcgacaccaccaccgcCAAAAAATTTTCTCCCACTACCATCACCAGTGGCTGGGCAGAGGACTCGTATTAACCTTGGGGAAATCAAACTAAAACTAGTTAAGAGGATTGGTTCAGAGCGAGCAAAGAAGTACTTTGAGCACCTGCAGAGGTTTTTGTCTTTGAAGCTGAGCAAGACTCTATTTGACAAGTTCTGCCTCACAATACTCGGCCATGATAACATTCAGCTTCATAACCACCTCATTTGCTCTATTCTCCACAATGCCTGCCAAGCCAGTAGCCCACCGACAGTCAGTACACCTAAATCAATTGGAGTTGCCAAGAATTCAAATCATGTTTTAAGTCCTACAGTCCCTGTCTCTGACATTAGTGATGTTCTGCATCATCATGTGAAGGACCACTATCCACAAAGCAGAAATGCACATGTTCTCCAGGAGAATGGTGCTGTGCATTTGACCAAACTGAAGAGATTTCCGCAGCCTCAACAAAGTGAACTTGTGGAACAACTGTCCAAACGATCACGTGTGGAGAATGCATATTCAAATTTATCTGATTCCACAAATAGCAACTGTACTGGTATCTCTGGTAGAGAACATGTGGAAGCGGTTGCAGAGCATGCTCGATGTCCCATAACTGCCCCACTAGGGGCTGCCTTCTGTTCTTGTCATATTGGTCATTTTGGTGGGAATTTGAAAACTTTGACACTTCCCTCTAGTTCTAGCAGTGATAACTCTGTTTGTTGTTATGACCTTGGTCAGCTGTGTGATACTTCATCACTGAGACAGCGTATGGGAAGAATAGCAGAAACAGAAGGGTTAGATGGTGTGTCATTAGAATGTGCTAATTCATTGAATAATGGAGTTGATTTTTTCTTGAAACAACTTATTGGATCTTGTATGGAGCTAATATCAGCAAGATCTCAGCATGATCGAATAAATCATATGGCACTAAAACAACAGTTGGGTCAAAAGCTATTAATTGGTGTGCAGCTGCAAAATCAGGTCCATGGTCGAAGTGCCACTACATGTCCGCAAATGCACTCAGTTTCATTGCAAGACTTCAAGGCTCTATCAGAGACAAATCCTCAGCTGCTTGGAGTCAATGCATCACTGGTACTTGAAAAAATGAATTCATGA